In Nocardia asteroides, a single genomic region encodes these proteins:
- a CDS encoding DUF2277 domain-containing protein: MCRNITVLRGLEPAATEQEIYAAALQYVRKVGGVSGLSSTTKPAVDRAVAAIAAATTQLLDELPDRRVPPSTDPPLRRIAARETAENSAE, encoded by the coding sequence ATGTGTAGAAACATCACCGTCCTGCGTGGCCTGGAACCAGCCGCGACCGAGCAGGAGATCTATGCTGCCGCACTGCAGTACGTGCGCAAGGTCGGTGGTGTCTCCGGCCTGAGCAGCACCACCAAACCAGCGGTCGACCGCGCGGTCGCGGCCATCGCCGCGGCGACCACCCAGCTGCTCGACGAGCTGCCGGACCGGCGGGTGCCGCCGAGCACCGACCCGCCGCTGCGCCGGATCGCCGCGCGGGAGACCGCCGAGAACAGCGCCGAATAG
- a CDS encoding SDR family oxidoreductase, whose product MSTAVRGKVVVITGGARGIGLATARALREQGAKIAIGDIDETTVKQSGTDHDFEVYGRLDVTDAESFTRFLDEVERELGPIDVLINNAGIMPTGRLVDEPDALTRRILDINVYGVILGSKLAAVRMLPRGSGHVINIASLAGESHIPGLATYNASKHAVLGFTDTLREEYRGTGLHFSSVLPTLTKTELGSGVSTPKVMPPAEPEEIAAAIAALIAKPRSKVRVTKVAGAISRVVNFLPESVGDAIARSLGASHTFLEDVDSDQRKAYEDRARTV is encoded by the coding sequence GTGAGCACTGCCGTCCGCGGCAAGGTCGTCGTGATCACCGGCGGGGCGCGTGGCATCGGCCTCGCCACCGCCCGTGCGCTGCGCGAGCAGGGTGCGAAGATCGCGATCGGCGATATCGACGAGACCACGGTCAAGCAGTCCGGCACCGACCACGACTTCGAGGTCTACGGCAGGCTCGACGTGACCGACGCGGAGTCGTTCACCCGGTTCCTGGACGAGGTGGAGCGCGAGCTCGGCCCGATCGACGTGCTGATCAACAATGCCGGGATCATGCCGACCGGCAGGCTCGTGGATGAGCCGGACGCGCTCACCCGGCGCATCCTTGACATCAACGTCTACGGCGTGATCCTCGGCTCCAAGCTGGCCGCGGTCAGGATGCTGCCGCGCGGCAGCGGCCACGTCATCAACATCGCCTCGCTGGCGGGTGAATCGCACATCCCCGGGCTCGCCACCTACAACGCCAGCAAGCACGCGGTGCTCGGCTTCACCGACACCCTGCGCGAGGAGTACCGCGGCACCGGGCTGCACTTCTCCTCGGTGCTGCCGACGCTGACCAAGACCGAGCTCGGCTCCGGGGTCAGCACGCCGAAGGTGATGCCGCCCGCCGAGCCGGAGGAGATCGCCGCGGCCATCGCCGCACTGATCGCCAAGCCGAGGTCGAAGGTGCGGGTGACGAAGGTCGCCGGAGCGATCTCCCGGGTTGTCAATTTCCTGCCGGAGTCCGTCGGCGACGCCATCGCCCGCTCGCTCGGCGCCTCGCACACCTTCCTGGAGGACGTCGACAGCGACCAGCGCAAGGCGTACGAGGACCGCGCCCGCACGGTCTGA
- a CDS encoding PucR family transcriptional regulator: protein MSSSTRDEIIRDWLAEYAFETMRTQTLDQVVERLDAVIVERVPELRDHDIRRDLTASTRAHARLLLGGLTSDSFDIPLPEEVHALARTIAQRGYDLRLLLRTYHVGLEAVLDYLRELFDERRAPPEIERTVLVRTFERATRWVNTSVELLTETYLAEREQVLRAALNRRAETVRALLAGDDVDPEQAAVRLGYRLNQQHLAFVLWSDEPFGGEGDVIGGLERVAHRIATALGTNRLLTVASGASGMWAWAGLDDGQAARLAGPEEPLLLAGAELEPPVRVAFGVPAPAAAGFRRGHREAVSARQVAERSGAPVTGYRAVEIAYLAGVDRAAMRGLVRRELRALAGRDAATARLRETLHAYLRNQRSPEATARQLGVHKNTVRYRIQRVEELLGYSVQERGLALEVALTCVAAYGPGALD from the coding sequence ATGTCTTCGAGCACGCGCGACGAGATCATCAGGGACTGGCTGGCCGAGTACGCCTTCGAGACCATGCGCACGCAGACCCTGGACCAGGTGGTCGAGCGGCTGGACGCGGTGATCGTGGAACGGGTGCCCGAGCTGCGCGACCACGACATCCGGCGCGACCTCACCGCGAGCACGCGGGCGCACGCCCGGCTCCTGCTCGGCGGGCTGACCAGCGACAGCTTCGACATCCCGCTGCCGGAGGAGGTGCACGCGCTGGCCAGGACCATCGCGCAGCGCGGCTACGACCTGCGGCTGCTGCTGCGCACCTACCACGTCGGGCTGGAGGCGGTGCTCGACTACCTGCGCGAGTTGTTCGACGAGCGGCGGGCGCCGCCGGAGATCGAGCGCACGGTGCTGGTCCGGACCTTCGAGCGCGCCACCCGCTGGGTGAACACCTCGGTCGAGCTGCTCACCGAGACCTACCTGGCCGAGCGCGAGCAGGTGCTGCGCGCGGCGCTGAACCGCAGGGCCGAGACGGTGCGCGCGCTGCTCGCCGGCGACGACGTCGACCCGGAGCAGGCAGCCGTTCGGCTCGGCTACCGGCTGAACCAGCAGCACCTCGCCTTCGTGCTGTGGAGCGACGAGCCCTTCGGCGGCGAGGGCGACGTGATCGGCGGGCTGGAGCGGGTCGCGCACCGGATCGCCACCGCGCTCGGCACCAACCGGCTGCTCACCGTCGCCTCCGGGGCCAGCGGGATGTGGGCGTGGGCCGGGCTGGACGACGGGCAGGCCGCCCGGCTGGCCGGGCCGGAGGAGCCGCTGCTGCTCGCGGGCGCGGAGCTCGAGCCGCCGGTGCGGGTCGCGTTCGGGGTGCCCGCCCCGGCCGCCGCCGGGTTCCGGCGCGGGCATCGGGAGGCGGTCTCCGCCAGGCAGGTGGCCGAGCGCTCGGGGGCTCCGGTCACGGGGTACCGGGCGGTGGAGATCGCCTACCTGGCCGGGGTGGACCGGGCGGCCATGCGCGGGCTGGTCCGGCGCGAGCTGCGGGCGCTGGCCGGGCGGGACGCCGCGACCGCCCGGCTGCGCGAGACGCTGCACGCCTACCTGCGCAACCAGCGCAGCCCGGAGGCGACCGCGCGGCAACTCGGGGTGCACAAGAACACCGTGCGCTACCGGATCCAGCGGGTCGAGGAGCTGCTCGGGTACTCGGTGCAGGAGCGCGGGCTGGCGCTCGAGGTCGCGCTCACCTGCGTCGCCGCCTACGGCCCCGGCGCGCTGGACTGA
- the hpt gene encoding hypoxanthine phosphoribosyltransferase produces MYGDDIASVLITEEEIATKTKELAERIAERFPAGAPEGDLLLVGVLKGAIFFMTDLAKALPIPTQMEFMAVSSYGSSTSSSGVVRILKDLDRDIAGRNVLIVEDIIDSGLTLSWLKRNLSTRNPATLEVVTLLRKPDALRTKVDVAMVGFDIPNDFVVGYGLDYAERYRDLPYIGLLDSKVYGGN; encoded by the coding sequence GTGTACGGGGACGACATCGCCTCGGTGCTCATCACCGAAGAGGAAATCGCCACGAAGACCAAGGAGCTGGCCGAGCGGATCGCCGAGCGGTTCCCAGCCGGCGCCCCGGAGGGCGATCTGCTGCTGGTCGGCGTGCTGAAGGGTGCGATCTTCTTCATGACCGACCTGGCGAAGGCGCTGCCGATCCCGACCCAGATGGAGTTCATGGCCGTCTCCTCCTACGGCTCCTCCACCTCGTCCTCCGGCGTCGTCCGCATCCTCAAGGACCTGGACCGGGACATCGCGGGCCGGAACGTGCTGATCGTCGAGGACATCATCGACTCCGGCCTCACGCTCTCCTGGCTCAAGCGCAACCTCTCCACCCGCAACCCCGCCACGCTCGAGGTGGTCACGCTGCTGCGCAAGCCGGACGCGCTGCGCACCAAGGTCGATGTGGCCATGGTCGGCTTCGACATCCCCAACGACTTCGTCGTCGGCTACGGCCTCGACTACGCCGAGCGCTACCGCGACCTGCCCTACATCGGCCTGCTCGACTCGAAGGTGTACGGCGGCAACTAG
- a CDS encoding DUF1266 domain-containing protein, with protein MPSRGKATLTPFPYEELDNREEDHWSGAQLDDDRLRALALGAFYSARWDAFHDGLVLGPEREHPLGDRRELAIDTLTGAWGITDGTEAQASMEQLLKGMHAPLYALVHPLVTAALTAGERDRFGERADRHRAFLRQVAAFRGMENPEALVRDYDIWCQAIKIGFTSHLARPVATCIHAWDLARVTAVARMAYTAGYLEADVAWSYMARALPLAQRKYRNWRQFGDAYLAGWTYWQACEDLAVLKDGGVDRRMELLRLWTRPTSPWRRIELHPRPEAKEIPA; from the coding sequence ATGCCTTCCCGCGGTAAAGCGACGTTGACACCCTTTCCGTACGAGGAGCTGGACAATCGCGAAGAGGACCACTGGTCCGGGGCGCAATTGGACGACGACCGGTTGCGGGCGCTCGCGCTCGGTGCCTTCTACTCGGCGCGCTGGGACGCCTTCCACGACGGGCTGGTGCTCGGCCCGGAGCGCGAGCACCCGCTCGGCGACCGCCGCGAGCTCGCCATCGACACCCTCACCGGCGCCTGGGGCATCACCGACGGCACCGAGGCGCAGGCATCGATGGAGCAGCTGCTGAAGGGCATGCACGCCCCGCTCTACGCGCTGGTGCACCCGCTGGTCACCGCGGCGCTGACCGCGGGGGAGCGGGACCGCTTCGGCGAGCGCGCCGACCGGCACCGCGCCTTCCTCCGGCAGGTGGCTGCCTTCCGCGGCATGGAGAACCCGGAGGCGCTGGTCCGCGACTACGACATCTGGTGTCAGGCGATCAAGATCGGCTTCACCTCGCACCTGGCCCGGCCGGTCGCCACCTGCATCCACGCCTGGGACCTGGCCAGGGTGACGGCGGTGGCCAGGATGGCCTACACCGCCGGCTACCTGGAGGCCGACGTCGCCTGGAGCTACATGGCCCGCGCGCTGCCGCTGGCCCAGCGCAAGTACCGCAACTGGCGCCAGTTCGGCGACGCCTACCTGGCCGGCTGGACCTACTGGCAGGCCTGCGAGGACCTCGCCGTGCTCAAGGACGGCGGCGTCGACCGCAGGATGGAGCTGCTCCGGCTCTGGACCCGCCCGACCAGCCCGTGGCGCCGGATCGAGCTGCACCCGCGCCCGGAGGCGAAGGAGATCCCCGCCTAG
- a CDS encoding LysR family transcriptional regulator: MDPHLRDLRYFVAVAEELHFTNAAQRLHIAQPTLSRQIRQLERQLDVVLFDRNQRSVALTVAGKELLDGARKILELWENTNSSLQEAGEVLRVGIQSALGRGLLNELESASGHRLALHAASWTDGSSGLAGRQADLALVWLPLPDPNRYRWQVLRSEPRWVLLPETHPLADQDRIEFTDIADEIFVALPAEAGAVRDFWVGNDARHGRQARIGAEATTPEDRLEAVSLGLGICLLAENNVPMYRWPGLAARPVAGLPPCELAVAWRADDSRPTILEFAARATDGGFAGRPAALAG, translated from the coding sequence ATGGACCCGCACTTGCGCGATCTGCGGTATTTCGTCGCCGTCGCTGAGGAATTGCATTTCACGAACGCCGCTCAGCGGCTGCACATCGCACAGCCCACCCTGTCGCGTCAGATCCGTCAGCTGGAACGTCAGCTCGACGTGGTGCTCTTCGATCGCAATCAGCGCAGCGTCGCGCTCACCGTCGCGGGCAAGGAGCTGCTCGACGGCGCCCGCAAGATCCTCGAACTCTGGGAGAACACCAACTCCTCGCTGCAGGAGGCGGGCGAGGTGCTGCGGGTCGGCATCCAATCCGCGCTCGGCCGCGGCCTGCTCAACGAGCTGGAATCGGCCAGCGGGCACCGGCTCGCGCTGCACGCCGCCTCCTGGACCGACGGCTCGAGCGGGCTCGCGGGCAGACAGGCCGATCTCGCCCTGGTCTGGCTCCCGCTCCCGGACCCGAACCGGTACCGCTGGCAGGTGCTGCGCAGCGAGCCGCGCTGGGTGCTGCTGCCGGAGACGCACCCGCTGGCCGACCAGGACCGGATCGAGTTCACCGACATCGCCGACGAGATCTTCGTCGCGCTGCCCGCCGAGGCGGGCGCGGTGCGCGACTTCTGGGTCGGCAACGACGCCAGGCACGGCCGCCAGGCCAGGATCGGCGCCGAGGCGACCACTCCGGAGGATCGGCTGGAGGCGGTGAGCCTCGGGCTCGGGATCTGCCTGCTCGCCGAGAACAACGTGCCGATGTACCGCTGGCCGGGGCTGGCGGCGCGGCCGGTCGCCGGGCTCCCCCCGTGCGAGCTCGCGGTGGCCTGGCGGGCCGACGACTCCCGCCCGACCATCCTGGAGTTCGCCGCGCGGGCCACCGACGGCGGCTTCGCCGGACGCCCGGCGGCGCTGGCGGGCTGA
- a CDS encoding serine/threonine-protein kinase encodes MSADSQPSPAPGADPSGRGGAHTDTRVAAFAAAWDSAVLDAAGPPVLAEYLPDATTLRREALVELIRVDLWERWVGRSAAEHTRKHLRDYCGEFDELDPAALPAELIYEEFVIRRHSGERLDPGQCLSEHPAQAGALRALLNADDPDQSTHRAEPPDPPDPDATYAVNQETVLRRGTPVPRGDLTGTATALPSTPSTGVSDAGRLDILDRIEVGRSIDDFDLLTGLGSGAFARVFLARQRSLQRLVAVKISADHGTEPQTLAQLDHDYIVRIFDQKLLDTRPGDLAARRLRLLYMQFLPGGTLLGVLRWVRATAESERTGRLLLDAVDAAMEEKGEIRPTDSSVRAEIAALSWPETVAWLGRRLAEALHYAAEHGVLHRDIKPANVLLTAEAVPKLADFNISFSRNVEGTSPVAYFGGSLAYMSPEQLEACHPGMDRTAADLDTRSDIYSLGVVLWELLTGAKPFDDSTAEADGRGDDTTFEAMLERRTRGLDTSVLDRVPPGTPTALLRILRTCLDPDRDRRWSSGTNLAKQFELCLDPRARELVDPPPDSWRVRLRAWLVPILTIAVGVPNMLASLYNIHHNQNLIVERLTEESQRTFTAATGTVNGVFFPLGFLLLVYLSRTMVSVPPGLRRGRRYDVPTLRRARDQTLAFGDRAVVIPFAMWVIAGIAFPFTLWLATGDIDGGAVVHFLASLVVCGAIAVSYPFFLANFYLVRCIYPIFLRHGAVDESDAVRLRGLARRSTRYLAVAASVPLLAVAGVTFLPPQDIPSVIVAVRGLCVGGIIAFIGSYVLFRALEADLKALERVVAPTEPD; translated from the coding sequence ATGAGCGCCGATTCGCAGCCGAGCCCCGCGCCGGGAGCCGACCCGAGCGGCAGGGGCGGTGCCCACACCGACACCAGGGTCGCCGCCTTCGCCGCGGCCTGGGATTCGGCGGTGCTCGACGCCGCGGGCCCGCCGGTGCTCGCCGAGTACCTGCCCGACGCCACCACCCTGCGCCGGGAGGCGCTGGTCGAGCTCATCCGGGTCGACCTCTGGGAGCGCTGGGTCGGGCGCAGCGCGGCCGAGCACACCCGCAAGCACCTGCGCGACTACTGCGGCGAGTTCGACGAGCTCGACCCGGCCGCGCTACCCGCCGAGCTGATCTACGAGGAATTCGTGATCCGCAGGCACAGCGGCGAGCGGCTCGATCCCGGCCAGTGCCTGAGCGAGCACCCCGCGCAGGCGGGCGCGCTGCGCGCGCTGCTCAACGCCGACGACCCGGACCAGAGCACCCACCGGGCCGAGCCGCCCGACCCGCCCGACCCGGACGCCACCTACGCGGTGAACCAGGAGACGGTGCTGCGCCGTGGTACCCCGGTGCCCCGAGGTGATCTGACCGGAACCGCGACCGCCCTGCCGAGCACGCCGTCGACCGGCGTCTCCGACGCGGGCCGGCTCGACATCCTCGACCGGATCGAGGTCGGGCGGAGCATCGACGACTTCGACCTGCTCACCGGGCTCGGCAGCGGGGCGTTCGCGCGGGTCTTCCTCGCCCGCCAGCGCTCGCTGCAGCGGCTCGTCGCGGTGAAGATCTCCGCCGACCACGGCACCGAGCCGCAGACCCTGGCCCAGCTGGACCACGACTACATCGTCCGGATCTTCGACCAGAAGCTGCTCGACACCCGGCCCGGCGATCTGGCTGCGCGCCGGCTGCGCCTGCTCTACATGCAGTTCCTGCCCGGCGGCACGCTGCTCGGGGTGCTGCGCTGGGTGCGCGCCACCGCGGAGTCCGAGCGCACCGGGCGGCTGCTGCTCGACGCGGTGGACGCGGCCATGGAGGAGAAGGGCGAGATCCGGCCGACCGACTCAAGCGTCCGGGCCGAGATCGCCGCGCTGAGCTGGCCGGAGACGGTGGCGTGGCTGGGCAGGCGGCTGGCCGAGGCGCTCCACTACGCGGCCGAGCACGGCGTGCTGCACCGCGATATCAAGCCGGCCAATGTGCTGCTCACCGCCGAGGCCGTGCCCAAGCTCGCCGACTTCAACATCAGCTTCAGCCGCAATGTCGAAGGCACCAGCCCGGTGGCGTACTTCGGCGGCTCGCTGGCCTACATGTCGCCGGAGCAGCTGGAGGCGTGCCACCCCGGCATGGACCGCACCGCCGCCGACCTGGACACCCGCAGCGACATCTACTCGCTCGGCGTGGTGCTCTGGGAGCTGCTCACCGGCGCGAAGCCCTTCGACGACAGCACCGCCGAGGCGGACGGCCGGGGTGACGACACCACCTTCGAGGCCATGCTGGAGCGCCGCACCCGCGGCCTGGACACCAGCGTGCTGGACCGGGTGCCGCCGGGCACCCCGACCGCGCTGCTCCGGATCCTGCGCACCTGCCTCGACCCGGACCGGGATCGGCGCTGGTCCAGCGGGACCAACCTGGCCAAGCAGTTCGAGCTGTGCCTCGACCCGAGGGCGCGCGAGCTGGTCGACCCGCCGCCGGACAGCTGGCGGGTCCGGCTGCGGGCCTGGCTGGTCCCGATCCTGACCATCGCGGTCGGCGTGCCGAACATGCTCGCCTCGCTCTACAACATCCACCACAACCAGAACCTGATCGTGGAGCGGCTGACCGAGGAGTCGCAGCGCACCTTCACCGCCGCCACCGGGACGGTGAACGGGGTCTTCTTCCCGCTCGGCTTCCTGCTGCTGGTGTACCTGTCGCGCACCATGGTCTCGGTGCCGCCCGGGCTCCGGCGCGGCCGCAGGTACGACGTGCCGACGCTGCGCCGGGCCAGGGACCAGACGCTCGCCTTCGGCGACCGCGCGGTGGTGATCCCGTTCGCCATGTGGGTGATCGCGGGCATCGCGTTCCCGTTCACGCTGTGGCTGGCCACCGGCGACATCGACGGCGGCGCGGTGGTGCACTTCCTGGCGTCGCTGGTGGTGTGCGGCGCGATCGCCGTCTCGTACCCGTTCTTCCTCGCCAACTTCTACCTGGTGCGCTGCATCTACCCGATCTTCCTCCGGCACGGCGCGGTGGACGAGAGCGACGCGGTGCGGCTGCGCGGGCTGGCCAGGCGCAGCACCCGCTACCTCGCGGTGGCCGCCTCGGTGCCGCTGCTCGCCGTCGCCGGGGTGACCTTCCTTCCGCCGCAGGACATTCCGTCGGTGATCGTGGCGGTGCGGGGGCTCTGCGTCGGCGGCATCATCGCCTTCATCGGCTCCTACGTGCTGTTCCGCGCGCTGGAGGCGGATCTGAAGGCGCTGGAGCGAGTTGTCGCGCCCACAGAGCCGGACTGA
- a CDS encoding aldehyde dehydrogenase family protein produces the protein MTNTEAETPAIEVRNPGTGDLVGAVPDRSADEVAAAVRELRLFQPEWEAIGADGRKEWLMKLQDWIIDNTEQLADVLQSETSKPRADALIDPAFAVDLIGFYARRAGKFLADDHPSPHSPLARVKRLTTVYSPYPVVGVITPWNFPLAMPALDVIPALAAGAAVLLKPSEVTPLSALELARGWAEIGAPPVFAVVTGGGATGAAVVANADYIQFTGSTATGKKIAAACVERLVPYSLELGGKDPAIVLADADLDRAAHGVAFGGMFNSGQVCISVERVYVEAPVYDEFVAKLTDAVANLRQGLDGRESKHDVGGLANEAQVAIVQRHIEEAVAAGARVATGGQRTGQGTLFQPTVLLDVDHSMSCIREETFGPTLPVVRVADEAEAIRLANDSQYGLSASVWTADKARGERVARQLNAGAVNINDVFANLFNFALPMGGWKQSGIGARWGGAAGVRKYCRQKAITTPLLPTAQKELTWFPYQMPKLMVALGAMRAAGARGKRRLDPATIRKIRGGDK, from the coding sequence GTGACCAATACCGAGGCCGAGACACCGGCGATCGAGGTCCGCAATCCGGGCACCGGCGACCTGGTCGGCGCCGTGCCCGACCGCTCCGCCGACGAGGTGGCGGCGGCCGTCAGGGAGCTGCGGCTCTTCCAGCCCGAGTGGGAGGCCATCGGCGCCGACGGGCGCAAGGAATGGCTGATGAAGCTGCAGGACTGGATCATCGACAACACCGAGCAGCTGGCCGACGTGCTGCAGTCGGAGACCAGCAAGCCGCGCGCCGACGCCCTCATCGACCCGGCCTTCGCCGTCGACCTGATCGGCTTCTACGCGCGCCGGGCCGGCAAGTTCCTCGCCGACGACCACCCGTCCCCGCACAGCCCGCTGGCCAGGGTCAAGCGGCTGACCACGGTGTACTCGCCGTACCCGGTGGTCGGCGTGATCACCCCGTGGAACTTCCCGCTGGCCATGCCCGCGCTGGATGTCATCCCGGCGCTGGCCGCGGGCGCCGCCGTGCTGCTCAAGCCCTCCGAGGTCACCCCGCTCTCCGCGCTGGAGCTGGCCCGCGGCTGGGCCGAGATCGGCGCCCCTCCGGTCTTCGCCGTGGTCACCGGCGGCGGCGCGACCGGGGCCGCGGTCGTGGCGAACGCCGACTACATCCAGTTCACCGGCTCCACCGCGACCGGCAAGAAGATCGCAGCGGCCTGCGTCGAGCGGCTGGTGCCGTACAGCCTGGAGCTGGGCGGCAAGGACCCGGCGATCGTGCTCGCCGATGCCGACCTGGACCGGGCCGCGCACGGCGTCGCCTTCGGCGGCATGTTCAACTCCGGGCAGGTCTGCATCTCGGTCGAGCGGGTCTACGTCGAGGCGCCGGTGTACGACGAGTTCGTCGCCAAGCTCACCGACGCGGTCGCGAACCTGCGGCAGGGGCTGGACGGCCGCGAGTCGAAGCACGATGTCGGCGGGCTGGCCAACGAGGCCCAGGTCGCCATCGTGCAGCGGCACATCGAGGAGGCCGTCGCGGCCGGCGCGCGGGTGGCCACCGGCGGGCAGCGCACCGGCCAGGGCACGCTCTTCCAGCCGACGGTGCTGCTCGACGTCGACCACTCCATGTCCTGCATCCGCGAGGAGACCTTCGGCCCGACGCTCCCGGTGGTCAGGGTGGCCGACGAGGCCGAGGCGATCCGGCTGGCGAACGACTCCCAGTACGGCCTCTCCGCCTCGGTCTGGACCGCGGACAAGGCCCGCGGCGAGCGGGTCGCCCGGCAGCTGAACGCGGGCGCGGTGAACATCAACGACGTCTTCGCCAACCTGTTCAACTTCGCGCTGCCGATGGGCGGCTGGAAGCAGTCCGGGATCGGCGCTCGCTGGGGCGGTGCGGCGGGCGTGCGGAAGTACTGCAGGCAGAAGGCGATCACCACCCCGCTGCTGCCGACCGCGCAGAAGGAACTGACCTGGTTCCCGTACCAGATGCCGAAACTCATGGTCGCGCTCGGCGCCATGCGCGCGGCGGGCGCCCGCGGCAAGCGCAGGCTCGACCCCGCCACCATCCGCAAGATCCGAGGAGGAGACAAGTGA
- the tilS gene encoding tRNA lysidine(34) synthetase TilS, translating into MVVRRAVRNWLGAYAAPNTEVAVALSGGADSLALTAAAVAEAGAVHALVVDHRLQAGSGRIAEVAAEAALELGCASATVLPVEVTGPGGMEAAARAARYAALDGARAGQQVLLGHTMDDQAETVLLGLARGSGPRSVRGMAPHTPPWGRPLLAVRRADTVGLCADLGLRPHVDPHNSAPEFTRVRLRHEVLPLLEDVLGGGVAEALARTAAQLREDTAVLDDLAAELLSTARTAGTGPHPDLALPPLGTAPAALRRRAIRSWLLEAGARPPGDTTLRAVDALIVRWRGQGAVAVGGGTPARRLVVEREHGRLTLRLRGRADGA; encoded by the coding sequence CTGGTCGTGCGGCGGGCGGTTCGCAATTGGCTGGGAGCGTACGCGGCGCCGAACACCGAAGTAGCCGTCGCGCTTTCCGGGGGCGCCGATTCGCTGGCGCTGACCGCGGCCGCCGTCGCCGAGGCCGGTGCGGTGCACGCGCTCGTGGTCGACCACCGGTTGCAGGCGGGCTCGGGGCGGATCGCGGAAGTCGCGGCCGAGGCGGCGCTGGAACTCGGGTGCGCGTCGGCCACGGTGCTTCCGGTCGAGGTCACCGGCCCCGGCGGGATGGAAGCCGCGGCGCGGGCCGCGCGCTATGCCGCGCTGGACGGGGCCCGTGCCGGGCAGCAGGTCCTGCTCGGGCACACCATGGACGACCAGGCCGAGACCGTCCTGCTCGGCCTGGCCCGCGGCTCCGGCCCGCGCTCGGTGCGCGGCATGGCCCCGCACACCCCGCCCTGGGGCCGTCCGCTGCTCGCGGTCCGCCGCGCCGACACCGTCGGCCTCTGCGCCGACCTCGGGCTGCGGCCGCACGTCGACCCGCACAACTCCGCCCCGGAGTTCACCCGCGTCCGGCTGCGGCACGAGGTGCTCCCGCTCCTGGAGGACGTCCTCGGCGGCGGGGTCGCGGAGGCGCTCGCCCGCACCGCCGCGCAGCTCCGCGAGGACACCGCCGTCCTCGACGACCTCGCCGCGGAGTTGCTGAGCACCGCCCGCACCGCGGGCACCGGCCCGCACCCCGACCTCGCTCTGCCCCCGCTCGGCACCGCCCCCGCCGCGCTCCGGCGCAGGGCGATCAGGTCCTGGTTGCTCGAGGCGGGCGCCCGCCCCCCGGGCGACACCACCCTGCGCGCGGTGGACGCGCTGATCGTGCGCTGGCGCGGCCAGGGCGCGGTCGCGGTCGGCGGCGGTACCCCGGCCCGCCGGTTGGTGGTCGAAAGGGAACATGGCAGGCTGACCCTGCGGCTCCGCGGCCGGGCGGACGGTGCGTGA